A stretch of Deinococcus sedimenti DNA encodes these proteins:
- the dkgB gene encoding 2,5-didehydrogluconate reductase DkgB, translating to MTVPKFGLGTFRLKDDVVRRVVADALELGYRAIDTAQGYDNEGEIGEVLAGSGVPRADVYLTTKIKPANYRRDALIGSLRVSLEKLRVEQVDLTLIHWPVPNGEVRPEEYLAALAEAREQGLTREIGVSNFNIGGLRQAREILGGVPLATNQVEIHPYLQNRKLVEFARGEGLHLTSYMTLAVGKVMDDPVLRDIAAAHGANPAQVALAWALAQGFSVIPSSTKRENLAGNLRAQDLTLTEEDLKRIAALELGEDARIANPESARPDWD from the coding sequence ATGACCGTACCGAAGTTCGGACTGGGAACGTTCCGCCTGAAAGACGACGTGGTGCGCCGCGTGGTCGCGGACGCGCTGGAACTCGGCTACCGCGCCATCGACACGGCGCAGGGCTACGACAACGAGGGCGAGATCGGCGAGGTGCTCGCCGGGAGTGGCGTGCCGCGCGCGGACGTGTACCTGACCACGAAGATCAAACCCGCGAACTACCGCCGGGACGCGCTGATAGGCAGCCTGCGCGTCAGCCTGGAGAAACTGCGCGTGGAGCAGGTGGACCTGACTCTGATCCACTGGCCCGTCCCGAACGGCGAGGTGCGCCCCGAGGAGTACCTCGCGGCGCTGGCCGAGGCGCGCGAGCAGGGCCTGACGCGCGAGATCGGCGTGTCGAACTTCAACATAGGGGGGCTGCGCCAAGCGCGGGAGATCCTGGGCGGGGTGCCGCTGGCGACGAATCAGGTGGAGATCCACCCGTACCTCCAGAACCGGAAACTGGTGGAGTTCGCGCGTGGGGAGGGTCTGCACCTCACGTCGTACATGACGCTGGCGGTCGGCAAGGTCATGGACGACCCGGTGTTGCGCGACATCGCCGCGGCGCACGGCGCGAACCCCGCGCAGGTGGCGCTGGCGTGGGCGCTGGCGCAGGGCTTCAGCGTGATTCCCAGCAGCACCAAGCGCGAGAATCTCGCCGGGAACCTCCGCGCGCAGGACCTGACGCTGACCGAGGAGGACCTGAAGCGCATCGCCGCGCTGGAATTGGGCGAGGACGCCCGCATCGCCAACCCGGAGAGCGCCCGGCCCGACTGGGACTGA